A single Sylvia atricapilla isolate bSylAtr1 chromosome 29, bSylAtr1.pri, whole genome shotgun sequence DNA region contains:
- the MFSD5 gene encoding molybdate-anion transporter produces MFLLPCSALALLLLTCLALEPPPRCPSPSNPAFRRFQREFLLGYLPALAADWLQGPLLFQLLQSRGFLRSQIAALYSCGFASNVAFGLVSSIFVDRLGRKKSCVLSSGLCSVSCLLQLSWDFLALATGRVLAALGTSLLFSAFESWYIHEHLEHHDFPGEWIPDTFSRVALWNSGLAVAAGLVAELVAEGLALGPVAPFLVAVPFLALSGIFSGKNWDENYGKSRPCSKACGEGLRVLLSDPRALLLGLVQALVESILLIFAFLWTPVLEPHGIPLGIAFSGFTAASAAGSALFRRGTTGRLRLQPLRLLFASILLLVLALLALALPLYPPGDFLAVLVLQLSCGMYFPAMAFLRRRLERGGDAAGGARWLRLPLGLALSLALPALPGDPAGTRGVFGAAALAALVALGAAGGVLGTSRGDEGLRVGDEELLEGDTVE; encoded by the coding sequence ATGTTCCTGCTACCCTGCTCTGCCCTCGCCCTCCTCCTGCTCACCTGCCTGGCTCTGGAGCCGCCCCCGCGCTGCCCCTCACCCTCCAACCCGGCCTTCCGCCGCTTCCAGcgggaattcctgctgggataCCTGCCGGCGCTGGCTGCAGATTGGCTGCAGGGCCCgctgctgttccagctgctgcagagccgGGGATTCCTGCGCAGCCAGATTGCTGCCCTCTACTCCTGCGGCTTTGCCTCCAACGTCGCCTTCGGCCTCGTCTCCAGTATTTTTGTGGATCGGCTTGGCCGGAAAAAGTCCTGTGTGTTgtcctcagggctgtgctctgtgtcctgcctgctgcagctctcctgggatTTCCTGGCACTGGCAACTGGCAGAGTCCTGGCGGCACTTGGCACctcactgctcttctctgcctttGAGTCCTGGTACATTCATGAGCACCTGGAGCACCACGACTTCCCGGGCGAGTGGATTCCTGACACCTTCTCCCGCGTGGCTCTTTGGAACAGCGGCCTGGCCGTGGCAGCCGGCCTGGTAGCCGAGCTGGTGGCTGAGGGACTGGCGCTGGGCCCTGTGGCCCCATTCCTAGTGGCTGTGCCCTTCCTGGCACTCTCGGGGATCTTTTCTGGGAAAAACTGGGATGAGAACTATGGAAAGAGCCGGCCCTGCAGTAAGGCCTGTGGGGAAGGCCTTCGGGTCCTCTTGTCTGACCCCCGGGcactgctcctggggctggtcCAGGCCCTTGTGGAGAGCATCCTTCTCATCTTTGCATTCCTTTGGACACCTGTCCTGGAGCCGCATGGGATCCCACTAGGAATCGCCTTCTCGGGATTCACGGCTGCCAGCGCCGCGGGCTCAGCCCTGTTCCGGCGGGGCACCACCGGGAGGCTCCGGCTGCAGCCACTGAGGCTCCTGTTTgcctccatcctgctcctggtgctggccCTTctggccctggcactgccactgtACCCCCCCGGGGACTTCCTTGccgtgctggtgctgcagctctcctgtggGATGTACTTCCCAGCCATGGCATTCCTGCGGCGCCGGCTGGAGCGGGGCGGGGACGCGGCAGGAGGAGCGCGGTGGCTGCGGCTGCCCCTCGGCCTGGCACTGTCACTGGCGCTGCCAGCACTACCTGGGGACCCCGCAGGGACACGAGGGGTGTTTGGGGCCGCAGCCCTGGCGGcgctggtggcactgggggcagCCGGGGGGGTCCTGGGCACCTCCCGTGGGGATGAGGGGCTGAGGGTGGGGGACGAAGAGCTGCTCGAGGGGGACACTGTGGAGTGA
- the SPRYD3 gene encoding SPRY domain-containing protein 3 isoform X1: MDDLNLHFRFLNWRRRIREIREVREGRDRDRDRDWDRDRDRDRGLRCQERARHILVDGDTLSYRGPSGEVGCYVAPRPLTRDSNYFEVSIVDSGVRGTIAVGLVPHCHSLEHPPGWGPGSVAYHADDGKLYSGRAKGRQFGSKCSSGDRIGCGVERGSFGAPPAQVFFTKNGQRVGGLGVPLSPPGLFPAVGLHSLGEEVRLHLPPPGPPEDEGGAMLVDSLEEEWGRLHDVRLCGSVLEYVGKGKSIVDVGLAQARRPLSPRSHYFELEILDPGEKCYIALGVARKDYPKNRHPGWSRGSVAYHADDGKLFHGSGVGDPFGPRCYKGDVMGCGIMFPRDYGRDSEGDSDDASEPPEVKVKMRNVMYLEEEEEEEEDEEEEEDGEDMEQEQEGRKVVVFFTRNGTVVGRREVGVPPGGLFPTVGMLSTGERVKVDLHPLSG, encoded by the exons ATGGATGACTTGAACCTGCACTTCAGGTTCCTGAACTGGCGCCGGCGGATCCGGGAGATCCGGGAAGTGCGGGAgggccgggaccgggaccgggatcGCGACTGGGACCGAGATCGGGACCGGGATCGGGGCCTGCGCTGCCAGGAACGCGCCCGGCACATCCTGGTGGACGGGGACACCCTCAG CTACCGCGGCCCCTCGGGCGAGGTCGGCTGTTACGTGGCCCCGCGGCCGCTGACCCGCGATAGCAACTACTTCGAG GTGTCCATCGTGGACAGCGGGGTCCGCGGCACCATCGCCGTGGGGCTGGTGCCCCACTGCCACAGCCTCGAGCATCCCCCGGGATGGGGGCCCGGCTCCGTCGCCTACCACGCCGATGATGGAAA GCTCTATAGTGGCCGGGCCAAGGGACGCCAGTTTGGCTCCAAGTGCAGCTCCGGGGACCGGATCGGCTGCGGCGTCGAGAGGGGCTCGTTCGGGGCCCCCCCAGCCCAGGTTTTCTTCACCAAGAACGGCCAGAGG GTGGGGGGTCTGGGGGTGCCACTGTCGCCCCCAGGGCTGTTTCCAGCCGTGGGGCTGCACTCGCTGGGGGAGGAGGTTCGGCTGCATCTGCCCCCGCCGGGGCCCCCCGAGGATGAGGGGGGGGCCATGCTGGTGGACAGCCTGGAGGAGGAGTGGGGGAGGCTCCATGACGTGCGACTCTGCGGCTCC GTACTGGAGTAcgtggggaaggggaagagcaTCGTGGATGTGGGGCTGGCCCAGGCCCGGCGGCCACTCAGCCCCCGCAGTCACTACTTCGAGCTGGAGATCCTGGACCCTGGAGAGAAGTGCTACATCGCCCTGGGTGTGGCCAGAAAG GATTACCCCAAAAATCGTCACCccggctggagcaggggctcGGTGGCCTATCATGCGG ATGATGGAAAGCTGTTCCATGGCAGCGGGGTTGGGGATCCCTTTGGCCCCCGCTGCTACAAGGGCGACGTGATGGGCTGTGGGATCATGTTTCCTCGGGATTATGGCCGGGACAGCGAAG GTGACAGCGATGACGCCTCGGAGCCCCCCGAGGTGAAGGTGAAGATGCGCAATGTGATGtacctggaggaggaggaggaggaggaggaagatgaggaggaggaggaggatggggaggacatggagcaggagcaggagggcaggaaggtCGTG GTGTTCTTCACACGGAACGGGACGGTTGTGGGGCGCAGGGAGGTTGGGGTCCCCCCTGGGGGGCTCTTCCCCACCGTGGGGATGCTCAGCACTGGCGAGAGGGTCAAGGTGGACCTGCACCCCCTGAGCGGATAA
- the SPRYD3 gene encoding SPRY domain-containing protein 3 isoform X2 — protein sequence MDDLNLHFRFLNWRRRIREIREVREGRDRDRDRDWDRDRDRDRGLRCQERARHILVDGDTLSYRGPSGEVGCYVAPRPLTRDSNYFEVSIVDSGVRGTIAVGLVPHCHSLEHPPGWGPGSVAYHADDGKLYSGRAKGRQFGSKCSSGDRIGCGVERGSFGAPPAQVFFTKNGQRVLEYVGKGKSIVDVGLAQARRPLSPRSHYFELEILDPGEKCYIALGVARKDYPKNRHPGWSRGSVAYHADDGKLFHGSGVGDPFGPRCYKGDVMGCGIMFPRDYGRDSEGDSDDASEPPEVKVKMRNVMYLEEEEEEEEDEEEEEDGEDMEQEQEGRKVVVFFTRNGTVVGRREVGVPPGGLFPTVGMLSTGERVKVDLHPLSG from the exons ATGGATGACTTGAACCTGCACTTCAGGTTCCTGAACTGGCGCCGGCGGATCCGGGAGATCCGGGAAGTGCGGGAgggccgggaccgggaccgggatcGCGACTGGGACCGAGATCGGGACCGGGATCGGGGCCTGCGCTGCCAGGAACGCGCCCGGCACATCCTGGTGGACGGGGACACCCTCAG CTACCGCGGCCCCTCGGGCGAGGTCGGCTGTTACGTGGCCCCGCGGCCGCTGACCCGCGATAGCAACTACTTCGAG GTGTCCATCGTGGACAGCGGGGTCCGCGGCACCATCGCCGTGGGGCTGGTGCCCCACTGCCACAGCCTCGAGCATCCCCCGGGATGGGGGCCCGGCTCCGTCGCCTACCACGCCGATGATGGAAA GCTCTATAGTGGCCGGGCCAAGGGACGCCAGTTTGGCTCCAAGTGCAGCTCCGGGGACCGGATCGGCTGCGGCGTCGAGAGGGGCTCGTTCGGGGCCCCCCCAGCCCAGGTTTTCTTCACCAAGAACGGCCAGAGG GTACTGGAGTAcgtggggaaggggaagagcaTCGTGGATGTGGGGCTGGCCCAGGCCCGGCGGCCACTCAGCCCCCGCAGTCACTACTTCGAGCTGGAGATCCTGGACCCTGGAGAGAAGTGCTACATCGCCCTGGGTGTGGCCAGAAAG GATTACCCCAAAAATCGTCACCccggctggagcaggggctcGGTGGCCTATCATGCGG ATGATGGAAAGCTGTTCCATGGCAGCGGGGTTGGGGATCCCTTTGGCCCCCGCTGCTACAAGGGCGACGTGATGGGCTGTGGGATCATGTTTCCTCGGGATTATGGCCGGGACAGCGAAG GTGACAGCGATGACGCCTCGGAGCCCCCCGAGGTGAAGGTGAAGATGCGCAATGTGATGtacctggaggaggaggaggaggaggaggaagatgaggaggaggaggaggatggggaggacatggagcaggagcaggagggcaggaaggtCGTG GTGTTCTTCACACGGAACGGGACGGTTGTGGGGCGCAGGGAGGTTGGGGTCCCCCCTGGGGGGCTCTTCCCCACCGTGGGGATGCTCAGCACTGGCGAGAGGGTCAAGGTGGACCTGCACCCCCTGAGCGGATAA